GCGACGGCACGGTGACCCTCCTTATGCCCAAGGCGGAGATGGGGCAGGGCGTGATGACGGGGTTGCCGATGCTTCTCGCCGAGGAGCTCGACGTCGAGTGGGCTGACGTCCGCGTGGAACAGGCGCCGACAGACCCCAACATCTATCGGCACGGGACCGGCAG
The nucleotide sequence above comes from Vicinamibacteria bacterium. Encoded proteins:
- a CDS encoding molybdopterin cofactor-binding domain-containing protein → MKREGALSRRIFLKTGAAGGAVLLIGFDFTSAAPVAGDIRGPFSAWVRVASDGTVTLLMPKAEMGQGVMTGLPMLLAEELDVEWADVRVEQAPTDPNIYRHGTG